The Nitrospira sp. CR1.1 nucleotide sequence ATGGAGATCACAATCGCAATGCTATCCGCTCATGTTTCCGGCGCTCCCGTCGTCGATGATCACGGCGCCTAGGTGGGGTTCATTAGCGAGTTTGACATCCTCTCTGCCCTCGCCGGATGGCATGACCTGAACGAGCTCACGGCCGAACAGCTGATGACTAGAAATACCATTGCGATTCACACGTCGCCCCATCGCGGAAGCAATGACGATCATGGCGGACACACCTCCCCTGCTCCTTCGACCCTCCCTGTCGAAGAGAACGGCGGGTCGACTATTCTTCGGTCATCCGTCATGATCTGCTGGGCGCCTCCATCAGGACGTCCGTAGACATTACAGAGTATCTAGCTACTCTGCTCTAACCTGGAATCGCCGTGGTTCATATCAAACGCGTATACAGCGAACCGGATCCGCACGATGGGATTCGAATATTGGTCGACCGGGTATGGCCGCGGGGCTGTACAAAAGAGCGGGCACGGCTTGACGGCTGGCGAAAGGAATTAGCCCCGAGCACCGCGCTCCGCAAATGGTTCGGCCATGATCCGCTAAAATGGAATGAATTTCGCGCTCGTTACCGCGAGGAGTTGGCACAACGGGAACAGCGCAGCGCTATCGAGGAACTCGCCAGGCTGGCTCGAGCGCGGACGCTCACGCTGCTGTTCGGGGCGTCAGATCTGGAGCACAATCAGGCGGTGGTCTTGAAGGAACTACTGGATGGTCAGGAGAGGGAAGAGTCTACTGGATAGCGGGGACCCAAGAAACATTCACGCACACGCATCTGGACAAGGGCTACACTCAAACGAATCGGTCGAATCGCCGATTGGAGCGCTTAGCTGGTAAGCCCCCACGTGCTCCACAGGGCTACCGCCGCTACGGCCAACATCGCCCAGGCTAACTCTCGATCTCCAACTTTCTTGATGATCTTGACCATGTCTCGACTCCTTTCTCCGTTTTAATCGCGCTCACCGTGATACCAGCCAGTAGAGCAAGGCGTATGCCATCACGATATGAAGAGAATTCACCGTTTTTTGCGGTCGTGAGGCCACAAAGTGAGCGGATTCGCACAGATCGCACTGTGCGGTTTTCTCGAAGCGGAGGTTTCGGCCTTGGATATGTCTGCGGTGGAAACAGAAAGAACAGGACTCTGGAGATACTTCACAGAGGAATGCGAGCGCGTCGTTCAAGATAGGATTTTTTGGGAAGGCCTACAGCTCTCGTGAGGTAGACGCACACCATGACTCCCAGGCTCTCCCAAAATAATAACTGCCATCGAGCCCGTTTCAGCCATGCTTCATACGTGAGGGATGCCGACGGGATTTCGCGTTCGATTCGCATCTCGAAATCACCGATCGCCTTTTCGATGGTCAAGAATAACGCTCGACCGCTCCCGCCTCGCACATAAAAGCGGACTTGCTCCTGCCTATCCGTCCCGACCACGGCGATGAGTGTCTTCTTGCTCTCGATGAACTCTTTGAGACGAGCAAACAGCACTCCTCTTCCGGCCTGCACACCGGGCACATTGGCCGTGAGCTCG carries:
- a CDS encoding DUF488 family protein, whose protein sequence is MAVVHIKRVYSEPDPHDGIRILVDRVWPRGCTKERARLDGWRKELAPSTALRKWFGHDPLKWNEFRARYREELAQREQRSAIEELARLARARTLTLLFGASDLEHNQAVVLKELLDGQEREESTG